From one Streptomyces chromofuscus genomic stretch:
- a CDS encoding sensor histidine kinase — translation MAVRLPRPHRFDLYVGLAGLLGGVLLWGIGLGVRPADEPIVLWSGRWALLVPLVVMAGCETLRRAAPRTALLTATAALTVDTVTQGSLVTVLMYTDVVYAAVLYGTPASARRIPRITGLLSVAGTVVPFAMWREPEALLIGVALGIVAFAPASTGLIVRNHREAAEAARLRAEQTALLAEMDRVQAVTAERARMARELHDMVANHLSAIAIHSTAALSLDEPETTRQALGVIRENSVEGLAEMRRLIGLLRDDSGDSGEPGPSPTLDGLGALVDTARANGLDVTLDAEHGASLPAPVELATYRIVQESLTNALKHAAPGRVAVVLRQRDGSLDITVTSPYGEREGPRAPGSGAGLVGMRERAALLDGGFEAGPEDSPEGKVWVVRATLPMVEGVTE, via the coding sequence ATGGCCGTACGACTCCCCCGCCCGCACCGCTTCGACCTGTACGTCGGGCTGGCCGGGCTGCTCGGCGGGGTGCTGCTGTGGGGCATCGGCCTCGGCGTCCGCCCGGCGGACGAGCCCATCGTGCTGTGGTCCGGCCGCTGGGCGCTGCTGGTGCCGCTGGTCGTGATGGCAGGCTGCGAGACGCTGCGCCGGGCCGCCCCGCGCACCGCCCTGCTGACCGCCACGGCGGCCCTGACCGTGGACACCGTGACGCAGGGCAGCCTGGTCACCGTCCTGATGTACACCGACGTGGTGTACGCGGCCGTCCTGTACGGCACGCCCGCCTCGGCCCGTCGCATCCCCCGGATCACCGGTCTGTTGTCGGTGGCCGGGACGGTCGTGCCGTTCGCGATGTGGCGGGAGCCGGAGGCCTTGCTGATCGGCGTCGCCCTCGGCATCGTCGCCTTCGCGCCCGCCTCCACCGGCCTGATCGTGCGCAACCACCGCGAGGCCGCCGAGGCCGCCCGGCTGCGCGCCGAGCAGACCGCGCTGCTCGCCGAGATGGACCGCGTCCAGGCCGTCACGGCGGAACGCGCGCGGATGGCCCGGGAGTTGCACGACATGGTCGCCAACCACCTCTCCGCGATCGCCATCCACTCGACGGCCGCGCTGTCCCTGGACGAGCCGGAGACCACCCGGCAGGCCCTCGGGGTCATCCGCGAGAACAGCGTCGAGGGGCTGGCGGAGATGCGCCGGCTGATCGGGCTGCTGCGCGACGACAGCGGCGACAGCGGAGAGCCCGGCCCCTCCCCCACCCTCGACGGCCTCGGCGCCCTCGTCGACACGGCCCGCGCCAACGGCCTCGACGTCACCCTCGACGCCGAGCACGGCGCGTCACTGCCCGCGCCGGTGGAGCTCGCCACGTACCGGATCGTCCAGGAGTCCCTCACCAACGCCCTCAAGCACGCCGCTCCCGGCCGGGTCGCGGTCGTGCTGCGGCAGCGGGACGGCTCGCTGGACATCACCGTGACCAGCCCGTACGGCGAACGGGAGGGGCCCCGGGCCCCCGGGTCGGGCGCCGGCCTGGTCGGCATGCGGGAACGGGCCGCCCTGCTGGACGGCGGCTTCGAGGCCGGGCCGGAGGACTCACCCGAGGGGAAGGTCTGGGTCGTACGGGCCACCCTCCCGATGGTCGAAGGAGTGACCGAATGA
- a CDS encoding cob(I)yrinic acid a,c-diamide adenosyltransferase: MVNLTRIYTRTGDQGTTALGDMSRVAKTDVRISAYADANEANAVIGTAIALGDLDEEIVKVLTRVQNDLFDVGADLCTPVMENPEFPPLRVEQSYVDRLEADCDRFLEGLQKLRSFILPGGIPGAALLHQACTVVRRAERSTWAALEVHGETMNPLTATYLNRLSDLLFILARTANRELGDVLWVPGGER; the protein is encoded by the coding sequence ATGGTCAACCTGACGCGTATCTACACCCGTACCGGCGACCAGGGCACCACCGCCCTCGGTGACATGAGCCGGGTCGCCAAGACCGACGTGCGGATCTCGGCCTACGCCGACGCCAACGAGGCCAACGCGGTGATCGGCACGGCGATCGCGCTGGGCGACCTCGACGAGGAGATCGTCAAGGTCCTCACCCGCGTCCAGAACGACCTGTTCGACGTGGGGGCGGACCTGTGCACGCCGGTGATGGAGAACCCCGAGTTCCCGCCCCTGCGGGTCGAGCAGTCCTACGTCGACAGGCTGGAGGCGGACTGCGACCGCTTCCTCGAGGGCCTGCAGAAGCTCCGCTCCTTCATCCTGCCGGGCGGCATCCCGGGCGCCGCCCTGCTCCACCAGGCCTGCACCGTGGTGCGCCGGGCCGAGCGCTCCACCTGGGCGGCGCTGGAAGTCCACGGCGAGACGATGAACCCGCTGACCGCGACCTACCTCAACCGGCTGTCGGACCTCCTGTTCATCCTGGCCCGCACCGCGAACAGGGAACTCGGCGACGTCCTGTGGGTCCCCGGCGGGGAGCGCTGA
- a CDS encoding 3-hydroxyacyl-CoA dehydrogenase family protein, with product MARKLAVIGAGLMGSGIAQVSAQAGWDVVLRDVTDEALRRGTDGIKASYDKFVGKGKLQADDADAALARITATTDLDAAADADIVVEAVFEKLDVKHEIFRTLDKIVRPDAVLASNTSAIPITKIAAVTEHPERVVGTHFFSPVPMMQLCELVRGYKTSDETLATAREFAESVGKTCIVVNRDVAGFVTTRLISALVVEAAQLYESGVASAEDIDLACKLGFGHAMGPLATADLTGVDILLHATSNIYTETQDEKFAPPELMRRMVDAGDIGRKSGQGFYKH from the coding sequence GTGGCACGGAAGCTCGCCGTCATCGGGGCCGGTCTCATGGGTTCCGGCATCGCCCAGGTCTCCGCCCAGGCGGGCTGGGACGTCGTCCTGCGCGACGTCACCGACGAGGCGCTCAGGCGTGGCACCGACGGCATCAAGGCCTCGTACGACAAGTTCGTCGGCAAGGGCAAGCTGCAGGCGGACGACGCCGACGCCGCCCTGGCCCGCATCACCGCGACCACCGACCTCGACGCCGCCGCCGACGCCGACATCGTCGTCGAGGCCGTCTTCGAGAAGCTGGACGTCAAGCACGAGATCTTCCGCACCCTCGACAAGATCGTGCGCCCGGACGCCGTCCTCGCCTCCAACACCTCCGCCATCCCGATCACCAAGATCGCGGCCGTGACGGAGCACCCGGAGCGGGTCGTCGGCACCCACTTCTTCTCGCCGGTGCCGATGATGCAGCTGTGCGAGCTGGTCCGCGGCTACAAGACCAGCGACGAGACCCTCGCCACCGCGCGGGAGTTCGCCGAGTCGGTCGGCAAGACCTGCATCGTCGTCAACCGCGACGTGGCCGGCTTCGTCACCACCCGGCTGATCTCGGCGCTCGTCGTCGAGGCGGCCCAGCTGTACGAGTCGGGCGTCGCCTCCGCCGAGGACATCGACCTCGCCTGCAAGCTGGGCTTCGGGCACGCCATGGGCCCGCTGGCCACGGCCGACCTCACCGGCGTCGACATCCTGCTGCACGCCACGAGCAACATCTACACCGAGACCCAGGACGAGAAGTTCGCTCCGCCGGAGCTGATGCGCCGGATGGTTGACGCCGGTGACATCGGACGCAAGAGCGGGCAGGGCTTCTACAAGCACTGA
- a CDS encoding STAS domain-containing protein: MHIRGDHAEVVVGGRLDVRSAADARTVLHSAVDDGDGDLVLDLSELDSWDATGLGVIMGAHRRAGRCGRRLVLRGVPPQMQRLLVATRLHRILAIEGGIGVDSLPRV; the protein is encoded by the coding sequence ATGCACATCAGGGGCGACCACGCCGAGGTGGTCGTCGGGGGCCGCCTCGACGTCCGCAGCGCGGCGGACGCCCGTACGGTCCTGCACTCGGCCGTCGACGACGGCGACGGCGACCTCGTCCTCGACCTGTCCGAACTGGACTCGTGGGACGCCACCGGACTCGGGGTCATCATGGGTGCCCACCGGCGGGCCGGCCGCTGTGGCCGGCGTCTGGTGCTGCGCGGCGTACCGCCGCAGATGCAGCGCCTGCTGGTGGCCACCCGGCTGCACCGGATCCTGGCGATCGAGGGCGGCATCGGGGTGGACTCCCTGCCCCGGGTCTGA
- a CDS encoding ATP-binding protein, whose product MDPNNRGPEEYGQDGDGNPPRQRPPRDPLTSDFGQHAPAPARTVQLVSGDFLLTVNPVDGSEIELCPPGERPGRPQKLTPAQRAEVARAAAPPVPPGPSRPALPLLGRRDERERLVRLLARGRSVRLTGPGGSGRTTLLDVVAEDCADLAPDGVVRLTGFHRTTTDLLYDLFYAVHSAPLHRPARDELLEHVQEIGAVVVLDDIEFGGAALDELLDATPECAFLIAATPDVPAPSAEAAVEEVFLDGLDRAGGLELLEHAVGRPLSEDESNWAGDLWFESEGLPLRFVQAGALLRQRDRLRAGAEALDEFGVFQDIQVDEPLDAVPGPPVGADVPLPSLAEGAAPAALLAARLSASARATLRIAVALGGEVPHQAHLPALVGDTHADAALGELLACALVSPVGSRYRLAAGVQTQLETAGYADDPADQALTAARHYTWWAGHPSVTPERVCAEADALLTALAAPAPATTPTDEDEDGADVRLARTAAPAFAAGLHWSAWERALRSGAEAARLAGDVAEQAYFHHELGVLALCEGRLDRARAELEAAIGLRGALADKRGTVAGRRALALVTDRGGATPGVAATLPLGGATGDEVPDARSEESTSPVGKVPAALADFPSLQRPDSSPALVTHRSTPGAASGRARGGGLRGLARRNLVAAGAGALLVAVLGTVVTLGATSGNEAESPSDQVGVNPSVSQDTGDGSLGADEADQDDGDTGGASSRPTDPGPDGTFGTTDDPTPTDPETGSQEPSDEPSGTHNPGGGPNSPSSSPTRPPSTSPTKPTSSGSPTGRPTTSGSPTPSISPTPTTSSPAPTESTTASDSASATATQSSAVGTPSGAEQVI is encoded by the coding sequence ATGGACCCGAACAACCGGGGACCCGAAGAGTACGGCCAGGACGGTGACGGCAACCCGCCGCGCCAGCGCCCTCCCCGGGACCCCCTGACATCCGACTTCGGTCAGCACGCGCCCGCACCCGCCCGCACGGTGCAGCTGGTCTCCGGTGACTTCCTGCTCACCGTCAACCCCGTCGACGGCAGCGAGATAGAACTCTGCCCGCCCGGCGAACGCCCCGGCCGACCCCAGAAACTGACCCCGGCCCAGCGTGCCGAGGTGGCCCGCGCCGCCGCCCCACCGGTCCCGCCCGGCCCCAGCCGGCCCGCCCTGCCGCTCCTCGGCCGCCGGGACGAACGCGAGCGTCTGGTACGGCTGCTCGCCCGCGGCCGCTCCGTGCGCCTGACCGGCCCCGGCGGCTCCGGCCGCACCACCCTCCTCGACGTCGTCGCCGAGGACTGCGCGGACCTCGCCCCCGACGGCGTCGTCCGTCTGACCGGCTTCCACCGCACCACGACCGACCTGCTGTACGACCTCTTCTACGCCGTCCACAGCGCGCCCCTGCACCGCCCGGCACGGGACGAACTGCTCGAGCACGTCCAGGAGATCGGCGCGGTCGTCGTCCTCGACGACATCGAGTTCGGCGGCGCCGCGCTCGACGAGCTGCTGGACGCCACCCCCGAGTGCGCCTTCCTCATCGCCGCCACCCCGGACGTGCCCGCGCCGTCCGCCGAGGCGGCCGTCGAGGAGGTCTTCCTCGACGGGCTCGACCGCGCCGGCGGTCTGGAGCTGCTGGAGCACGCCGTCGGCCGGCCGCTCAGCGAGGACGAGTCCAACTGGGCCGGCGACCTGTGGTTCGAGTCGGAGGGCCTGCCGCTGCGGTTCGTGCAGGCCGGCGCCCTGCTGCGGCAGCGCGACCGGCTGCGCGCCGGCGCGGAGGCGCTCGACGAGTTCGGCGTCTTCCAGGACATCCAGGTCGACGAGCCCCTCGACGCGGTCCCCGGCCCGCCCGTCGGCGCCGACGTCCCGCTGCCCTCGCTCGCCGAGGGGGCCGCGCCCGCCGCGCTGCTCGCCGCCCGGCTCAGCGCCTCGGCCCGTGCCACCCTGCGGATCGCCGTGGCGCTCGGCGGTGAGGTGCCCCACCAGGCGCATCTGCCCGCCCTGGTCGGCGACACCCACGCGGACGCCGCGCTGGGCGAGTTGCTGGCCTGCGCGCTGGTCTCACCGGTCGGCTCCCGCTACCGGCTCGCCGCCGGCGTGCAGACCCAGCTGGAGACCGCCGGATACGCCGACGACCCCGCCGACCAGGCCCTGACCGCCGCCCGGCACTACACCTGGTGGGCCGGGCACCCCTCGGTGACCCCCGAGCGCGTGTGCGCCGAGGCGGACGCCCTGCTGACCGCCCTCGCCGCGCCGGCCCCGGCGACCACGCCGACCGACGAGGACGAGGACGGCGCCGACGTGCGGCTGGCCCGCACGGCCGCGCCCGCGTTCGCCGCAGGGCTGCACTGGAGCGCCTGGGAACGCGCGCTGCGCTCCGGCGCCGAGGCCGCCCGGCTCGCCGGCGACGTCGCCGAACAGGCCTACTTCCACCACGAACTGGGCGTCCTCGCGCTGTGCGAGGGACGGCTCGACCGGGCCCGCGCCGAACTGGAGGCCGCCATCGGCCTGCGGGGCGCCCTCGCCGACAAGCGCGGCACCGTCGCCGGCCGCCGTGCCCTCGCCCTGGTCACCGACCGGGGGGGCGCGACACCCGGCGTCGCCGCGACGCTCCCCCTCGGCGGCGCCACCGGTGACGAGGTGCCCGACGCCCGCTCCGAGGAGTCCACGTCGCCGGTCGGCAAAGTCCCGGCGGCCCTGGCGGACTTCCCGTCGCTGCAACGGCCCGACAGCAGCCCGGCCCTGGTCACCCACCGCTCCACGCCCGGAGCGGCGTCCGGACGCGCCCGGGGCGGCGGCCTGCGCGGCCTCGCCCGGCGCAACCTGGTCGCGGCCGGCGCGGGCGCGCTGCTCGTGGCGGTGCTCGGCACGGTGGTGACGCTCGGCGCCACCTCCGGCAACGAGGCCGAGAGCCCGTCCGACCAGGTGGGCGTCAACCCGTCCGTCAGCCAGGACACCGGCGACGGCAGCCTCGGCGCGGACGAGGCGGACCAGGACGACGGCGACACGGGCGGGGCGAGCAGCCGGCCGACGGATCCGGGACCCGACGGCACGTTCGGCACGACGGACGACCCGACGCCGACGGACCCGGAGACAGGGTCGCAGGAGCCGTCGGACGAACCGAGCGGGACGCACAACCCGGGTGGGGGCCCCAACTCGCCGTCGTCCTCGCCGACGCGGCCGCCGTCGACGTCCCCGACGAAGCCGACGTCCTCCGGGTCGCCGACCGGCAGGCCGACGACCTCCGGGTCGCCCACGCCGAGCATCAGCCCGACACCGACGACGTCCAGCCCGGCGCCGACCGAGTCCACCACCGCCAGCGACTCCGCCTCCGCGACCGCCACGCAGTCCAGCGCCGTCGGCACACCCAGCGGCGCGGAGCAGGTGATCTAA
- the nucS gene encoding endonuclease NucS yields MRLVIARCSVDYAGRLTAHLPTAPRLILVKADGSVSIHADDRAYKPLNWMSPPCTLKEGTGDEADVWTVVNKAGEKLIITMEEVLHDSSHELGVDPGLIKDGVEAHLQELLADRIETLGEGYTLIRREYMTAIGPVDILCRDAEGRTVAVEIKRRGEIDGVEQLTRYLELLNRDPHLAPVRGIFAAQEIKPQARVLATDRGIGCQVLDYDALRGIEDDKLRLF; encoded by the coding sequence ATGCGTCTCGTCATTGCCCGATGCTCCGTCGACTACGCGGGCCGGCTCACCGCCCACCTCCCCACCGCCCCCCGTCTGATCCTGGTGAAGGCGGACGGCAGCGTGTCGATCCACGCGGACGACCGGGCCTACAAGCCCCTGAACTGGATGTCGCCGCCCTGCACGCTGAAGGAGGGCACCGGCGACGAGGCCGACGTCTGGACCGTCGTCAACAAGGCGGGCGAGAAGCTCATCATCACGATGGAGGAGGTCCTGCACGACTCCTCGCACGAGCTGGGCGTCGATCCGGGCCTGATCAAGGACGGCGTGGAAGCACACCTGCAGGAACTGCTCGCCGACCGCATCGAGACCCTCGGCGAGGGCTACACGCTGATCCGCCGCGAGTACATGACGGCGATCGGGCCGGTCGACATCCTGTGCCGGGACGCCGAGGGCCGGACGGTCGCGGTCGAGATCAAGCGGCGCGGCGAGATCGACGGTGTGGAGCAGCTCACGCGCTATCTGGAGCTGCTGAACCGCGATCCCCATCTCGCTCCGGTGCGGGGCATCTTCGCCGCCCAGGAGATCAAGCCGCAGGCGCGCGTCCTGGCGACGGACCGGGGGATCGGGTGCCAGGTGCTGGACTACGACGCCCTGCGGGGGATCGAGGACGACAAGCTGCGGTTGTTCTGA
- a CDS encoding SCO5389 family protein codes for MSLDVSPALLEQAERGEVDEADFVDCVRTSLPYAWEMISSLVAQLKVDGGEFADNQTPPPDEQARGQLLRALASDAIRGALQRHFGVRLAFQNCHRVAVFPLDASADERLARFTSVRGQLLNQSPELRDC; via the coding sequence ATGTCGCTCGACGTCTCACCGGCCCTACTCGAACAGGCCGAGCGAGGCGAGGTCGACGAAGCTGACTTCGTCGACTGCGTCCGGACCTCCCTGCCCTACGCATGGGAGATGATCAGCTCCCTGGTGGCCCAGCTGAAGGTGGACGGCGGAGAGTTCGCCGACAACCAGACGCCCCCGCCGGACGAGCAGGCGCGTGGTCAGCTGCTGCGTGCGCTCGCGAGTGACGCCATCCGCGGTGCGCTCCAGCGGCACTTCGGTGTGCGGCTGGCCTTCCAGAACTGCCACCGGGTGGCGGTGTTCCCGCTGGACGCCTCGGCGGACGAGAGGCTGGCCCGCTTCACCTCGGTCCGGGGCCAGCTGCTGAACCAGTCCCCGGAACTGCGGGACTGCTGA
- a CDS encoding LLM class flavin-dependent oxidoreductase has product MRVGTFVLAAQFPGQGQGEALHRAVRSAEITEEAGLDSVWLAEHHFVPYGTCPSAITLAALILGRTRRIRVGTAVSVLPTTHPVTLGEQAALLHVTSGGRLTLGVGRGGPWVDLEVFGAGLPAYEKEYPESLDLLMRWLREPAVEGTGDRFAFREVPVVPRPSECLTETDGPEVLVACTSPASVRMAAERGLPMLLGMHVGDEEKAEMVTLWRQHARASGRPAEEILAAGHVSAGVCQIADRRTDAAETLLKAMPGWLKQGLDAHVTVDGRERRMRDPLAYTELLCGLHPVGTPRLCADRLAATSERTGVSRFALLVEGSGDLASTEENVRRLGTEVLPQLT; this is encoded by the coding sequence ATGCGCGTAGGAACATTCGTGTTGGCGGCCCAGTTCCCGGGTCAGGGCCAGGGGGAGGCGCTGCACCGCGCGGTCCGCTCGGCGGAGATCACCGAGGAGGCGGGGCTCGACTCGGTCTGGCTGGCCGAGCACCACTTCGTGCCGTACGGCACCTGCCCGTCGGCGATCACCCTGGCCGCCCTGATCCTCGGCCGCACCCGTCGCATCCGGGTCGGGACGGCGGTCAGCGTGCTGCCGACCACCCACCCGGTGACGCTCGGCGAACAGGCCGCGCTGCTGCATGTGACGAGCGGCGGCCGCCTCACGCTGGGCGTCGGACGCGGCGGTCCGTGGGTGGACCTGGAGGTGTTCGGCGCCGGGCTGCCGGCGTACGAGAAGGAGTATCCGGAATCACTCGATCTGCTCATGCGCTGGCTGCGCGAGCCCGCGGTGGAGGGCACCGGTGACCGCTTCGCCTTCCGCGAAGTCCCCGTCGTGCCCCGGCCGTCGGAGTGCCTGACGGAGACCGACGGTCCGGAGGTGCTCGTCGCGTGCACCTCCCCGGCGAGTGTGCGGATGGCCGCCGAGCGCGGGCTGCCGATGCTGCTCGGCATGCATGTCGGGGACGAGGAAAAGGCCGAGATGGTCACCCTGTGGCGGCAGCACGCGCGCGCGTCGGGGCGGCCGGCGGAGGAGATCCTCGCCGCGGGTCATGTGTCGGCCGGCGTCTGCCAGATCGCGGACCGGCGCACCGACGCGGCGGAGACGCTGTTGAAGGCGATGCCGGGATGGCTGAAACAGGGGCTCGACGCCCATGTCACCGTGGACGGCAGGGAGCGCCGGATGCGCGATCCGCTGGCGTACACCGAACTGCTCTGCGGGCTGCACCCCGTGGGCACCCCGCGGCTGTGCGCCGACCGGCTGGCGGCGACCAGCGAACGCACGGGCGTCTCCCGCTTCGCCCTGCTCGTGGAGGGCTCCGGGGACCTGGCGTCGACCGAGGAGAACGTACGGCGGCTGGGCACCGAGGTGCTGCCCCAGCTGACGTGA
- a CDS encoding ATP/GTP-binding protein, whose protein sequence is MSPRRNRPKGPRAAGQSGPSAEDDRPGRYGGWQSTEDWQGEDFSVRHVAGASSEGKTYRCPGCDQLIPSAVPHVVVWPQHAGVDDRRHWHKACWNARDRRTTRVQRSRNAPKF, encoded by the coding sequence GTGTCCCCGCGTCGCAACCGCCCGAAGGGCCCCAGGGCCGCCGGCCAGTCCGGCCCGAGCGCCGAGGACGACCGGCCGGGCCGCTACGGGGGCTGGCAGTCCACCGAGGACTGGCAGGGCGAGGACTTCAGCGTGCGCCATGTGGCCGGGGCCAGTTCCGAGGGCAAGACCTACCGCTGTCCCGGCTGTGACCAGCTGATTCCATCGGCCGTACCGCATGTGGTGGTGTGGCCCCAGCACGCGGGCGTCGACGACCGCCGGCACTGGCACAAGGCGTGCTGGAACGCGCGGGACCGCCGCACCACGCGGGTGCAGCGGTCCCGTAACGCGCCGAAGTTCTAA
- a CDS encoding ABC transporter permease subunit yields the protein MSTPQPSLQQAAPGAPYAGYTSPIPVVRTHLGHALASEWTKIKSVRSTLWTLGVFVVLVLGIGLLAGALVAANTSTESDLGGQSALSLGFFGLLLGSMCIITLGVLTTASEYGTGMIRTTMTACPTRGRVLAAKALVFFSVAFVVTLVAAALVAFVQVGMVTGAREPSGGEWLKATVGVSLYIALLGLLSLVVGSIVRHSAGAITIMIAAVLAPLVIAMFMFASSLEDVRQSLFEYSIPNQMSVFYANSLSESGPSGWDPLWIMLGVTAAAFAGAYALLEKRDV from the coding sequence ATGAGCACGCCCCAGCCCTCCCTGCAGCAGGCCGCGCCCGGCGCGCCGTACGCCGGTTACACCTCGCCGATTCCCGTCGTCCGCACGCATCTCGGGCACGCGCTCGCCTCGGAGTGGACGAAGATCAAGTCGGTGCGCTCCACCCTGTGGACGCTGGGCGTGTTCGTCGTGCTCGTCCTCGGCATCGGCCTGCTGGCCGGCGCGCTGGTCGCCGCGAACACCTCCACGGAGTCGGACCTGGGCGGCCAGTCGGCGCTGTCCCTCGGCTTCTTCGGGCTGCTGCTCGGCAGCATGTGCATCATCACGCTGGGCGTGCTGACCACGGCCTCCGAGTACGGCACGGGGATGATCCGGACGACGATGACCGCCTGCCCGACACGCGGGCGGGTGCTCGCGGCGAAGGCGCTCGTGTTCTTCTCGGTCGCGTTCGTGGTCACGCTGGTCGCCGCCGCTCTCGTGGCGTTCGTCCAGGTCGGCATGGTCACCGGCGCCCGGGAGCCCTCGGGCGGGGAATGGCTGAAGGCGACGGTCGGCGTCTCGCTCTACATCGCGCTGCTGGGGCTGCTCTCGCTCGTCGTCGGTTCGATCGTCCGGCACTCCGCGGGCGCCATCACCATCATGATCGCCGCGGTGCTCGCCCCGCTGGTCATCGCGATGTTCATGTTCGCGTCCTCGCTGGAGGACGTGCGCCAGTCCCTGTTCGAGTACTCGATCCCGAACCAGATGAGCGTGTTCTACGCCAACTCGCTGTCGGAGTCCGGCCCGTCCGGCTGGGACCCGCTGTGGATCATGCTCGGCGTCACGGCCGCCGCGTTCGCCGGCGCCTACGCCCTGCTGGAGAAGCGGGACGTGTAG
- a CDS encoding ABC transporter permease, whose translation MAATQVIRSEWTKIRSVASTVWTLSLAVVVTIALGMLISALSKNEFENMDAAGRLSFDPTFISFAGMSLGQLAMIVFGVLVVSNEYSTGMIRTSLAAVPQRGTFLFSKIAVATLLALAVGMVTSFAAFFLGQAMLGELHADLGDPGVLRAVIGGGLYMTLIAVFSMGVAAMLRSPMLSLGILMPFFFLISNILGNVSATKKVGQYLPDQAGSKIMQVVTPVDDDTPYGPWGGLGIMVLWVVAALVGGYVLLKRRDA comes from the coding sequence ATGGCGGCGACCCAGGTCATCCGGTCCGAGTGGACGAAGATCCGCTCCGTCGCGTCCACGGTGTGGACGCTCTCCCTGGCGGTGGTCGTCACCATCGCCCTCGGCATGCTGATCTCCGCGCTGTCGAAGAACGAGTTCGAGAACATGGACGCGGCCGGCCGGCTCTCGTTCGACCCGACGTTCATCAGCTTCGCGGGCATGAGCCTCGGCCAGCTGGCGATGATCGTGTTCGGGGTGCTCGTCGTCTCGAACGAGTACAGCACCGGCATGATCCGCACCTCGCTGGCCGCCGTACCGCAGCGCGGCACCTTCCTGTTCAGCAAGATCGCCGTCGCCACGCTGCTCGCGCTGGCCGTCGGCATGGTCACCAGCTTCGCCGCCTTCTTCCTCGGGCAGGCGATGCTGGGCGAGCTGCACGCGGACCTCGGCGACCCCGGGGTGCTGCGCGCGGTGATCGGCGGCGGGCTCTACATGACGCTCATCGCGGTGTTCTCGATGGGCGTCGCCGCGATGCTGCGCTCGCCGATGCTGTCGCTGGGCATCCTGATGCCGTTCTTCTTCCTGATCTCCAACATCCTCGGCAATGTCTCGGCGACCAAGAAGGTCGGTCAGTACCTGCCCGACCAGGCCGGCAGCAAGATCATGCAGGTGGTGACCCCGGTCGACGACGACACCCCGTACGGCCCCTGGGGCGGCCTCGGCATCATGGTGCTGTGGGTGGTCGCGGCGCTCGTCGGCGGTTACGTGCTGCTGAAGCGGCGGGACGCGTAG
- a CDS encoding ABC transporter ATP-binding protein yields the protein MIELAGLTKRYGEKVAVNQLTFTVRPGVVTGFLGPNGSGKSTTLRMILGLDHPTAGDVRIDGKHYAQLKDPMKYVGALLEAKAWHGGRSAFNHLLCLAQANGIPRQRVHEVLDTVGLTAVARKKAKGFSLGMGQRLGIAGALLGDPRILMFDEPVNGLDPEGIHWIRNLMKTLAAQGRTVFVSSHLMSEMALTADHLVVIGQGRLLADTSMADFIARNSRSCVRIRTPQRERLLDVLHGAGITVVETGSGAFEVDGGKPERIGELAAQHQVVLHELSAQQASLEEAFMRLTAESVEYHAHADAPAGQQWGDGWRKG from the coding sequence ATGATCGAGCTGGCGGGCCTGACGAAGCGGTACGGCGAGAAGGTGGCGGTGAACCAGCTGACCTTCACCGTCAGACCGGGCGTCGTCACGGGCTTCCTCGGTCCCAACGGCTCCGGCAAGTCGACCACCCTGCGCATGATCCTGGGCCTGGACCACCCCACCGCCGGTGACGTCCGGATCGACGGGAAGCACTACGCCCAGCTCAAGGACCCGATGAAGTACGTCGGCGCCCTGCTGGAGGCCAAGGCCTGGCACGGCGGGCGCAGCGCCTTCAACCACCTGCTGTGTCTGGCCCAGGCCAACGGCATCCCCCGCCAGCGGGTGCACGAGGTCCTCGACACCGTGGGCCTGACCGCGGTCGCGCGGAAGAAGGCCAAGGGCTTCTCGCTCGGCATGGGGCAGCGGCTCGGGATCGCGGGCGCGCTGCTCGGTGATCCGCGCATCCTGATGTTCGACGAACCGGTCAACGGACTCGACCCCGAGGGCATCCACTGGATCCGCAACCTGATGAAGACGCTGGCCGCGCAGGGCCGTACGGTCTTCGTCTCCTCCCATCTGATGAGCGAGATGGCGCTGACGGCCGACCACCTCGTCGTCATCGGGCAGGGCCGGCTGCTCGCGGACACGTCCATGGCGGACTTCATCGCGCGCAACTCGCGCAGTTGCGTACGCATCCGCACCCCGCAGCGCGAACGGCTGCTCGACGTGCTGCACGGTGCCGGGATCACCGTCGTGGAGACCGGCAGCGGGGCGTTCGAGGTGGACGGGGGCAAGCCGGAGCGGATCGGGGAGCTGGCGGCGCAGCACCAGGTCGTGTTGCACGAACTGAGCGCCCAGCAGGCCTCCTTGGAGGAGGCGTTCATGCGGCTGACGGCGGAGTCGGTGGAGTACCACGCGCACGCCGACGCGCCGGCCGGGCAGCAGTGGGGCGACGGCTGGAGGAAGGGCTGA